Within the Salvia hispanica cultivar TCC Black 2014 chromosome 4, UniMelb_Shisp_WGS_1.0, whole genome shotgun sequence genome, the region AAATGAaaccaaatataataaagtttATTAGAAATTCAGTGACAAATACCatagaaataagaaataacGTAATGAGTTTGTGGATTTAGAGCCAACAcatatcatatatttatagttgaaaaaaaaacctttcatttcttcaattatgtataataaatttttaaaaccttttagttttaatgtaaTGACACAATGattgaaattcaattatttttaatgtatataaatatggagtacGTTACTAAGTAATGTGCATGAATATAGCTTTTGACTGGATCATATTATTGTGGTGGATAACATGCTCATGATGTgagaaaatttataatccTTCATTATATCTATtgaaatataacataaatttcTAGCAAATAATAAATGTCATCAATTTTTAGATAGAAAACGGCCTCAtcaatatttacatataaGATCTACATTTATACACAAATGCATAATCTTGAGTGTAACGGCAGCTTAGCTTATGATaatcaatcacaaattttatatattggacACACCTTATATCATACcaaaaacttttaaatattcaaatatggCCCAAAACTCgcattttatattagtatagattATAGGTAGTTTTATAAACCTTATCCATTTCGGCctttaagagcatctccaatgatcgattgcggatgctctaaaaagCATATCAAAACTCCAGTTTTGAAGCACCAAATTAACATACTAACAAAATCCGGATTTGTTTTCCAGCTGCAGAATTCGGATCGATTCAATGGCAGCGCCTAAGAGCTACTTCACGCGAGCAAACTACAGATTTCTCCGCACCGATCGGGAAACAACTAACAACTCCATGATCTTCGAGCTCGACGAATCGGAGATTTGGAACTCCGACGGCTACTTGCAGTCGCCGGAATTTCGCAAGCAGAGTTCCAAATTATCCAGGGGATCGGCGACCGGGTCTGCTTCCTTGCCGGTTAACATTCCGGACTGGTCGAAGATCCTGAAGGATGAGTCAGAGACAACCGCCGGAGAGACGGCGACGACGACGAATTTGACGAGGCGGCGGAGAACGGCGATCGTGTTCTGCCGCACGAGTTTGTAGCGAGGAGTAGAATCGGGCTCAAGGGCAGAGACCTCAACAGGGTTAGAAACGCGATTTGGCTTAAAATCGGGTTTCAGgattaattcatttctaattatttttcatctatCCCATTAGTTAGCAGCTATTTTTTGTGCTGCTCTCTAATCagtttcccttttttttgtattttcttcttttaaatTCAGGGAATGCTTTTCTATATGAAAAGCACCTTGAGCAATCCGTAATCAGGACTTTGTGTTGATTTCCATATCggatttaccaaattttgctGTTACTTAATGTCTGTTTGACATTTTTCATGTTATTTGTGTGCAACAGCAGAACTGaatttttgaattcaaatttggcCTCATGGAATGATGCCAATATTGAATGTCTACCGAATTCAAGTATCTAGGTTAATTTAACATTTATATTATGGCACATGATGAATACCGCCgactataaatttaatacgTATGGTGCTATAacacattttaaattaattgaacaaagtcaaaaataatactttctcagtcccaaagaatatgcactttagATTCGACCAAGGACGAAGCTGGGAATTTATAGAAAGTGGGGCAAATTTACCtatgaagaaaatttaaaaatttgaggaggggcattttgtacaaaattaaaagaaataaattgagtaaaagctaaaattggtcctgaacatatgaccattttacgtttttggtcataaacattatcttttggattttttggttctgcacatatggaaatttgatcattttggtcatccgtcaacatttccgttaaaaattAACGGTCAACAGATTTAATTCCGATtcttttgaccaaattaaacttttaattctaattttttactccctaattatttttacacttcaatttcatcttcttccttcctctcatctttcatcttcttccttcctctccctctccctctccctctcaaATTGCTCCACAGTTCCACGCTCCTTGAAAGGGAaagccaaaaacttgatggcAATGGATAAACATTACCTGATGAATACAGATTGAAGTATAATTGAGGTGGAAGAGAAAGAGGGAAAATAACCGACAGGGTTTGGGAATGGAAGTTTCGAGATCTGTGCGCACGGGGCGCTCGCTAGTGACCAGCGCAAGCGGTGCCACCGTGGACAAGGACGGATTTCCATTAGTTTCAGCGGCTGCCATCACCCTTCTCTTCTCTAAGACTATACTTGTTCCTTGCAAACCCAGAAAAagcaattcaatttcaatgcGAGCAATCCCTACCCTTAATTTAACAGCGTCACATGCAAATCGCAACACGCTACAAAATTGCTATTTATGTCACGAATTCTGCGAAATTGGGAAGGCTGTCAAATCTGCCGACCTAATTATAAAGAACTGAGAGTTCCATAATCGAAATACAAAAACTTCTAGTTGATGCGACACCAACTAGAACCTCCGTAATCGAAATACAGGAGTGGAATTCCTGTATTCATCATAGAAGAATctcaaaattggaaaagagGAGCGTGGAACTGTGAGGCAATttgagaggaagaggaagaaa harbors:
- the LOC125217700 gene encoding LOW QUALITY PROTEIN: uncharacterized protein LOC125217700 (The sequence of the model RefSeq protein was modified relative to this genomic sequence to represent the inferred CDS: deleted 2 bases in 1 codon; substituted 1 base at 1 genomic stop codon), with amino-acid sequence MAAPKSYFTRANYRFLRTDRETTNNSMIFELDESEIWNSDGYLQSPEFRKQSSKLSRGSATGSASLPVNIPDWSKILKXVRDNRRRDGDDDEFDEAAENGDRVLPHEFVARSRIGLKGRDLNRVRNAIWLKIGFQD